CGCGCTGGCCGCCAACGGCGGCGTCTACTTCGTCGCCTGGGGCCTACCGGTCTTCGGCGTCATCTCGATCATCCGCGGCATCATCACCATGATCCGCGGTCGTTGACACGGGGACAAACAGACTGGTCTGATGGTGGCGTGACTCGCCCGGAGCTGACCAGGCGCCGGCACGTGGACTTCGCGCGTGTCGGGACCCAGGCGTGTGCGGGATCGGTTCGTCTCTGACCGATCCGGCCCGCACCCACCGAGGACACCATGTCACCCAGCTCCACACTCGAACTGTCCGTCGCGCCTGACGTCGTACGCATTGGCGACCGCGGCAGGCCCAGACAGCTGACCGTCGTCATGCACATCAGCGCCGACCACGGCAACGCCTCGACCCTGGCGGCGCAGGTGATCGACGCGGTCCGTACGGCGGTGGAGACACCGCCGGCGCCGCTGCGCGTGGTCGACTTCGGAAAGACCGCCGACCTGCGGATCGACACCGAGGCGCGGCAGGTTTCCTATCGCGGCGACGTGATCGCCTTCACCAGGCTGGAATACGACCTGCTGGCATTCCTGTGCCAGCATCCGCGCCGGGTGCACCGCCGCGCCGCTTTGCTGGCCCAGGTGTGGAAGTTTCCCGACAACTCGCCATCAGAGCGCACCATCGACATCCACGTACGCCGGATCCGCAAGAAACTCGGACCGGAGTTCGACCTGATCACCACGGTCCGCGGCATCGGCTATCGGCTCGACCCCGGCGACCAGGTGGAGATCAGCTGAGGCGCAGCGCGGACAGCAGGCCTTTCTTGTCCGGCTTGCCACTGGGCAGTGTCGGCACGTGCGCCACCAGCGTCATCGTGGCCGGCACCGCGGCCTCGCCGAGCTCTGCCGCGACCAGCGTTCGCAGCTCGTCCAGGTCGGGCTCACGATCGCCGGCCGCGACAAGGAAAGCGTGCGCCGCCTCACCGGTCCTCTCGTCCGGCGCGCCGACCACGTATGCCTGGTCGACGTCCGGATGGGAGGCCAACACCTGCTCGATCGGTCCGGCGTAATGGATGATCGCGTTGACGATGATGACGTCACGCGTGCGTCCGGTCAGATAAAGGAAACCGTCCTCGTCGAGGTGGCCGAGATCGCGCGTACGCACCCAGCCGTCGACCAGCACCTCCGCCGTTTCGGCCAGATCGCGCCAATATCCGACCAGCGCGTACGGCGCGCGTACGAAGATCTCGCCGACCGTGCCGGTCGGCACCGGGTTTCCGTCCTGGTCACGGATCTCCACGTCGATCTCGGCCACCGGCCGGCCGACCGAGTTGATGCTGTGCGGCCAGCGCCGGACATCCTGCGCGGTCAGCCAGGTGAGTACGCCGATTTCGCTTTGTCCGTAACCTTCTCGCATCGCGCTGCCGATCCGCTCGAAGGCCTCGGCGCGGCGGTGCGGCGCGAGCGGCGATCCGGCCACCTTGAGCATCCGCAGGGTGCTCAGGTCGACCGTACGCGTGCGCAAGACGTCGAGCACGCGATGCAGCCGCGGCACCGTCAGCAGGCACGCGCTGATCCGCAGTCTTTCGATGATCCACGGAAAATCCGGCAGACCGGCCGGCACGACGGCGGTGCCGCCGGAAAGCAGGCACAGTGCCAGGTGCTCCTGCATGACCGCACTGAACAGCGTGCCAAACAACAGAAAACGCCGATAGCCGGTGGCCAGCTCGGCGGTCACCGGGCTCCATCTCGCCGGCTGCCACGACCAGTGCACGCTCATGCCGGCGTACGAGAACACGACCCCTTTCGGGTCGCCGGTGCTGCCGCTGGTGAACAACACCTGCGCGACATCTTCCGGGCGGCCGCCAGCGACCGGTTTTTCGTACGACGACAGCAGTTCCGGACCGATCCGTAAAACCTTCGCGCCGTCGGCCGCGGACAACAATTCCTCGGTCGCCGCCGCGTCATCGACGACCAGCGCGGCCAGATCACTGCCGACGACGTGCCGCAACTGCTTCGGCGTCAGGCCGGCGCGTACGCCGACGACCCGGCAGCCGAGCGTGTTCGCGGCCATGATGGCGGCGAAACCCTCCGCGGTGACACCGGTGGCGATGCCGACACCGGACCCCTGACCGAGGCCGGCGGCGCGAAAACCGGCGACCATCCGGCCGATCAGCTCCAGCAGCTCACCTCGGCTGACCACCCGCGCGCCGAGCTCGAAAGCCGGAGTGTCCGGCGCCTGCTCCAACGCATCCAGCAGCGCCTGCGGAAAGACGGATTCCACCGGTCGTGCAACTCCTTCGTTCTATGCCACGCTTCGGACCAGGCCGCGCAGCCACTGTGGCCACCGCGGACCGGTGTAAAACCGTTCCGGCACCAGGAAACGCAGGTCGCGGACCCGGCGGACCCGCTCGTCGAGCACCGGCAGCAGGACGAACTCGAGCTCGAACGGCGCGGCGGCGTGACCGAGCTCGGCTTCCACGTCGGCGACGATATCGCCATTCGTCCGCGATGGCATGAGTTCGGCCGCACCACGCCGTTTTCTCCGGTGGTTCCACCGCTCGGCCTCGGTCCACCTGGCGCGGACGATCCGGGCCAGGTCCGGCCAGTCGGCCAGGCCGGCGAAATCCGGCGGCGCGTACGACAAAGCCGACGGCCCGTGCACGCGTACGTGCCGGTAGTCCTCACTCGGGATGGTCGCCCTGGACGCGTCGATCACGTCGTGCCACCACGCGTGCCAGCCCTCGGCGAGACCCGTTCGCTCGCCTTCGCTGGCCGCCGGCAGCGGATCGACGTCGAGTGGTCCCGGGACCATCCCACCGGCCGGCACGTTGATCCGCTCCGCGGCGCGGATCCACAGCGGCAGCTCGAGCGCGAAGTTCCACTCGTCGATGGCAATCCGCCACGACGGGATCGCTTCGTGCTCCATCCCTCAACGATAGTCCCGCAGAACGCGAGTCGATCAGGCGATGGCGTTTTTCTAGCGACCACCCAGAAGTCCGCCAAGACCCCCGAAACCACCGCCGCCACCGCCGAAGCCGCCACCCTGGCCACCGAAGAAGTTGCCGGGCGCGCCACCGGGTTGCTGCGCACCGCCGAGACCGAAGCGCTCGGCGAGGCCACCGGCGGCCAGCGCGTTGTACGGCGGCAGCAGCTCACACGGCTGCACGACCACAAAGCCTTCACCGCTGAACTGCATCTGCCAGGACTCGCCGGTGTTCCCGCGCGGCTTCCACACCGACGACGTGGTGACCGCCGCCTGCATCGCCACCTGCAGGCTGGTCGACCAGCCGATGACCGCGTCCGCGTCGGCGAAGTAGTAGTTCTGCGGGTTGACGTTCATCACCAGCGGAGCACCGGTGGTCGTCACCACGAGCCGGCCGCGACCGGTGAACTCCAGGTTGAACGCACCGGCGCCGGCGACCCCGGGGCCACCGGTGTCGATCCGTACGATGTCCCAGTTGAGGCCGGTGGTGAAGGCCAGCACGTTCTGGCTGTCGACGGTGAAACCGTCGTTTGCGTTGGACAGGTCCAGAATGTGTACGTCCTGCGCCTGGTTGGCCAGATAGACCGTGCCGCTGCCGTGGCATTTCATCAGGCCGAGGTGCTCGCCGGCCAGCAGGCCGCGGAAATGGTGCCCCCAGCCCTCGTAGTTGCCGTCGAAGCTGACCGCGCCCTGATAGGCCACCATGGCACCGGTCCGCGCGTAGAACTCCTGCATGCCGGACTGCTGACTGAGGTTGGCCTTCAGCATTTTCCCGTTCTGCAGGGCAAACGCGTCGGCCGACGGGTTGGGCTGGTTGCCGAGCAGTGTGCCAGAGCCCTGTCCGCCGAAGCCGCCGAATCCGGCTGGCGCGCCTGGCATCGGCGGCGGCATGGGCGGCATGCCCGGTTGCGGATATCCCTGTGGTGGATAGGTCATCTCTGTCCCCCTCAGCCCCGGACCGAGAACGTCGGCCTGGCGTCCTCACTCGGCTGTACGATCACGAATCCCTGGCCGGAGAAACCCAGCTGGAAGGCCTCGCCGGAACCCCGGCCGATCAGGCCGCCGAGCTTCATCGTGCGCTTCGGCTGCACCTGCAGGCCGTCGGTGTAGGCGACCAGCGCGTCGGTGTCGACCAGCGTCTGCGCCTCGCGCGTGTCCAGCATGATCGGCGTGCCCTTGCTGGTCAGCGCGACCCAACCGTGGCCGCGGACGACCACGTTGAACATCCCCATGCCGGACAGCATGCTGACGCCCTTGACCCGCTCGATGCCCCACTGCAGGTTCATGTCGAAGGCCAGGATGTTCTTGCCGTTGACCGAAAGTCCCTCACCGGCCAACTGCAGGATGATCACGTCCTTGCCATAGTCGGCCAGATAGAGCAGGCCCTGTCCGGTGGCGATCATCAGCGGTACGCCCTCGCCGGTGGCCCAGGATTTCAGCCACTGACCCAGCTGCGGCGGGTTCGGGTTGAAGTCGATGAGTCCCTCGTACGCGATCATCGAACCGGTGCGGGCAAACAGGTCCTGGCCCGGCTGCATGACCACCTTGGCGATTTTGGAGCCATGGTTGGACATCCGGTCGAACAGCTGGGTCGGACCGTAGTTCTGCAGCAAACTCGATTCCACGGTTTCCCCCTAGACCTCGTACGGCTGCACGACGACGAAATGGCCCTGCAGGCCCATGAACTGCAGCGCGGCCGGCTCGCCGGACACACCGGCGTAGATGTTGCGCTGGATGCGCACCTGGCTGGCGACGCTGACCCGCATGCCGGCCGTCCAGGCCACCACCGCGTTGACGTCGGCGAAAGTCGGGCCCTGCACCGGGATCGTCACCGGCGTGCCGTGCGTCATGATCACCATCGTCCCCTGGCCGCTGACCAGCAGGCTGAACATCACGCCACCGGGGATGCCGGCCGACTCGATGCGCTGGATTTCGGTGCGCAGGGTGGCGTCGAAGGCGAGAACGTTGTTCGCGTTGACCGACAGCGACTGCCCGTTGAGCTCCACGATGTGCAGATCCGTGGCGTCCTCGGCGAAAAACACCTCGCCGTTGCCGGTGCACCGCATCAGCTGCAGCTTCTGGCCGGTCATCCTGGCCTCGAAAAACTGCCGGAGGCCGCCGGAGCCCTTGTAGTCGAAGTCGACGTTTCCCTGATACGCGACCATCGAGCCGCGTTTCGCGTACGCCTCCGGGCCGAGCGTGCACTTGACCATCTTCGAGCTCTGCTTGGTCCACCTGCCGGTGGTCGGCGCCTCCTTGTATTTCTGCAGGCTGACCATCGCGCCAGGCCGGGTCGGCTGCGCGTTGATCGGCAGGTCCGGTGCGGCGGCCGCCGGAGCGGCGCCACCAACCGGCGCGGCGGCAGCCTGCTGCGGTGGCGGAGGTGGTGCCTGTTGTGGCGGTGGACCCGGTGGCGGAGCGAATCCCGGCGTGCCACCGGCCGGAGCCGGCGGCGGCGCGAAACCGGGAGCGGCGGCCGGCGCCGGCTCCTCCTCGGCCACCTCGCCACCGAAGGACTTCAACAACTCGGCCAGGCCACCGGCGAAACCCTGTCCGACCGCGGCGACCCGCCAGACGCCTTTCTTGTAGACGTCCGCGATCATCACCGCGCGCTCGGCGCTGAAATCGTTGCCACTGAACGAATAGCGCATCACCTCGGTGCCGCCGGCGACCAGCCGGAGATAGCCGCGGGTGATCGCCTTCGCGCTGCCAGGTCCGTCCAGCGCCGCGCAGAAGGTGAGTTTTTCGATCTTGGCTGGAATCTTGTCCAGAGTGATACGGAACGAGTCGGTGTCACCAGACTGCGGCCCGAGTTTCTGGATTGCCCCTTCCGGTGACTTGGGCTGGTTGAAGAAGACGAAATAGCTGTCGTCGGACAGCTGGCCGTCCTTGTCCAGGCCGAAACACGAGATATCCCAGTCGCCGGGAGCCTCCAGCACGATCCCGACGTAGAGGTCCGTGCCGTTGGTCAGCGCGGACAGCTGGCTTTTCTGCCCGCGTACGAACTCAGTTGCCACTTGCCTTCCCCCTCATCAAGCGGACCACTCCTGCGGCGAAGGCACATCGTCGGGAGTGATCACTCGGGCCAGCGCGGCCTGTTGTTCCTCGGTCAGCTTCTCACCC
The Fodinicola acaciae DNA segment above includes these coding regions:
- a CDS encoding AIM24 family protein — protein: MESSLLQNYGPTQLFDRMSNHGSKIAKVVMQPGQDLFARTGSMIAYEGLIDFNPNPPQLGQWLKSWATGEGVPLMIATGQGLLYLADYGKDVIILQLAGEGLSVNGKNILAFDMNLQWGIERVKGVSMLSGMGMFNVVVRGHGWVALTSKGTPIMLDTREAQTLVDTDALVAYTDGLQVQPKRTMKLGGLIGRGSGEAFQLGFSGQGFVIVQPSEDARPTFSVRG
- a CDS encoding AIM24 family protein, which gives rise to MTYPPQGYPQPGMPPMPPPMPGAPAGFGGFGGQGSGTLLGNQPNPSADAFALQNGKMLKANLSQQSGMQEFYARTGAMVAYQGAVSFDGNYEGWGHHFRGLLAGEHLGLMKCHGSGTVYLANQAQDVHILDLSNANDGFTVDSQNVLAFTTGLNWDIVRIDTGGPGVAGAGAFNLEFTGRGRLVVTTTGAPLVMNVNPQNYYFADADAVIGWSTSLQVAMQAAVTTSSVWKPRGNTGESWQMQFSGEGFVVVQPCELLPPYNALAAGGLAERFGLGGAQQPGGAPGNFFGGQGGGFGGGGGGFGGLGGLLGGR
- a CDS encoding class I adenylate-forming enzyme family protein; amino-acid sequence: MESVFPQALLDALEQAPDTPAFELGARVVSRGELLELIGRMVAGFRAAGLGQGSGVGIATGVTAEGFAAIMAANTLGCRVVGVRAGLTPKQLRHVVGSDLAALVVDDAAATEELLSAADGAKVLRIGPELLSSYEKPVAGGRPEDVAQVLFTSGSTGDPKGVVFSYAGMSVHWSWQPARWSPVTAELATGYRRFLLFGTLFSAVMQEHLALCLLSGGTAVVPAGLPDFPWIIERLRISACLLTVPRLHRVLDVLRTRTVDLSTLRMLKVAGSPLAPHRRAEAFERIGSAMREGYGQSEIGVLTWLTAQDVRRWPHSINSVGRPVAEIDVEIRDQDGNPVPTGTVGEIFVRAPYALVGYWRDLAETAEVLVDGWVRTRDLGHLDEDGFLYLTGRTRDVIIVNAIIHYAGPIEQVLASHPDVDQAYVVGAPDERTGEAAHAFLVAAGDREPDLDELRTLVAAELGEAAVPATMTLVAHVPTLPSGKPDKKGLLSALRLS
- a CDS encoding winged helix-turn-helix domain-containing protein; the encoded protein is MSPSSTLELSVAPDVVRIGDRGRPRQLTVVMHISADHGNASTLAAQVIDAVRTAVETPPAPLRVVDFGKTADLRIDTEARQVSYRGDVIAFTRLEYDLLAFLCQHPRRVHRRAALLAQVWKFPDNSPSERTIDIHVRRIRKKLGPEFDLITTVRGIGYRLDPGDQVEIS
- a CDS encoding TerD family protein, which produces MATEFVRGQKSQLSALTNGTDLYVGIVLEAPGDWDISCFGLDKDGQLSDDSYFVFFNQPKSPEGAIQKLGPQSGDTDSFRITLDKIPAKIEKLTFCAALDGPGSAKAITRGYLRLVAGGTEVMRYSFSGNDFSAERAVMIADVYKKGVWRVAAVGQGFAGGLAELLKSFGGEVAEEEPAPAAAPGFAPPPAPAGGTPGFAPPPGPPPQQAPPPPPQQAAAAPVGGAAPAAAAPDLPINAQPTRPGAMVSLQKYKEAPTTGRWTKQSSKMVKCTLGPEAYAKRGSMVAYQGNVDFDYKGSGGLRQFFEARMTGQKLQLMRCTGNGEVFFAEDATDLHIVELNGQSLSVNANNVLAFDATLRTEIQRIESAGIPGGVMFSLLVSGQGTMVIMTHGTPVTIPVQGPTFADVNAVVAWTAGMRVSVASQVRIQRNIYAGVSGEPAALQFMGLQGHFVVVQPYEV